Proteins encoded by one window of Lycium barbarum isolate Lr01 chromosome 11, ASM1917538v2, whole genome shotgun sequence:
- the LOC132619294 gene encoding hyoscyamine 6-dioxygenase-like, with protein sequence MADLISSWSNKLEAVPSSHCIPLHERPVDPVPIVKDIPIIDLGKAKGEERAVVVQQLLKACQEYGFFQVINHGVPEDLMDEAMKVYKEFFSLPVEEKANYAKEAANNTARGAATLYSSSAKHYDSEEHRYWRDVLEHSCNLDGEDKITWPDNPPRYREVIGTYSDEARKLSKIILALVSEGLGLDAGYFDKELGQRMLVNHYPACPNPSLTLGVGGHCDPNLITIIQQQVYGLQILKDEKWIGVEPQPHAFVVNSGLPLTVISNGKLASVAHRVVTNTTQARTSIGTFICPEDVVEPAKSLVGPANPPLFKSFKWGVEFMPHYLSKKSVYHAALEPFKIDA encoded by the exons ATGGCGGACCTCATCtcaagctggtcaaacaaattaGAAGCAGTTCCTTCAAGTCATTGCATACCATTACATGAAAGACCAGTTGATCCAGTTCCAATTGTTAAGGATATTCCAATAATTGATTTGGGAAAAGCTAAGGGTGAAGAACGAGCTGTTGTTGTCCAACAGCTTCTCAAAGCTTGTCAAGAATATGGCTTTTTTCAG GTAATCAATCATGGAGTACCAGAAGATCTAATGGATGAGGCAATGAAAGTGTACAAAGAATTCTTCAGTTTGCCAGTGGAAGAGAAAGCGAATTATGCAAAGGAAGCAGCAAATAATACAGCAAGAGGTGCAGCGACACTGTATAGTAGCAGTGCAAAGCATTATGATTCAGAGGAACATCGATACTGGAGGGATGTCTTGGAACACAGCTGCAATCTTGATGGTGAAGACAAAATAACTTGGCCTGATAACCCTCCAAGATATAg GGAGGTTATTGGTACATATTCTGATGAAGCGAGAAAGCTAAGCAAGATCATCTTGGCTTTGGTAAGTGAAGGGCTAGGGTTGGACGCAGGGTACTTTGACAAAGAACTTGGACAGAGAATGCTTGTCAATCACTATCCAGCATGCCCAAATCCAAGTTTAACTTTGGGAGTTGGTGGACATTGTGATCCTAATCTCATAACCATTATCCAACAACAAGTATATGGCCTTCAAATATTGAAGGATGAGAAATGGATTGGTGTGGAGCCTCAACCTCATGCATTTGTTGTCAATTCTGGTTTACCACTAACG GTAATTAGCAATGGGAAGCTGGCAAGTGTTGCACATAGAGTGGTGACGAACACAACTCAAGCTCGTACATCCATTGGTACTTTTATTTGTCCTGAAGATGTTGTTGAACCTGCAAAATCACTTGTTGGTCCGGCCAATCCTCCACTGTTCAAATCCTTCAAATGGGGCGTTGAGTTTATGCCACATTACCTCAGCAAGAAATCGGTCTACCACGCAGCATTGGAGCCTTTCAAAATCGATGCTTAA
- the LOC132619632 gene encoding uncharacterized protein LOC132619632, with amino-acid sequence MEADVRAGDISPKYLKKGGGKAKKKISRETSVPPGSGVHTRRSVNTMEAFTRLIKLNQRYHFGFIGLMEPFQDPDKIEEYRRRIGMEHAIVNIFGKIWAFVEDIFDYHIIVDHQQHLSIKLRVRGTQEDMLVSLVYAKCTQAERLELWDSLEDLSTSVDIPWMIGGDFNAITSDDEKFGGLPVTIKEIQDFRGCIQNCGMSDLGFSGSKFTWCNGQSGDDCFIELIKQNWTTDFMANPFILFHHKLKKVKAALVQWSKATFGNIFQEIEAFEEVIKVKEAQFQSFPTPTNRQELHKVQRRRKRMQIRRIQGPDGNWIEEEEEGIIAEAIRCYTSQFTKEEDPKDFEILNHLPRMIFEDDN; translated from the exons ATGGAAGCAGATGTTAGAGCAGGAGATATTTCACCAAAGTATCTTAAAAAAGGAGGAGGTAAAGCAAAGAAAAAGATATCAAGGGAGACAAGTGTTCCACCTGGGAGTGGAGTTCATACTAGAAG GTCTGTTAATACCATGGAAGCTTTTACAAGGTTGATAAAACTGAATCAAAGATACCATTTTGGTTTTATAGGCttaatggaaccttttcaagatCCAGACAAGATAGAGGAATATAGAAGAAGAATTGGAATGGAGCATGCAATAGTTAATATATTTGGTAAGATTTGGGCTTTTGTGGAAGATATATTTGACTATCACATAATTGTGGATCATCAGCAGCACTTATCCATTAAATTAAGGGTTAGAGGAACTCAGGAGGATATGCTAGTGTCACTAGTTTATGCAAAGTGCACTCAAGCTGAAAGATTGGAGTTGTGGGACTCTCTGGAGGATTTGTCTACTTCAGTTGATATTCCTTGGATGATTGGGGGTGATTTTAATGCAATAACTTCAGATGATGAGAAATTTGGTGGTCTTCCAGTAACCATCAAAGAAATACAGGATTTTAGAGGTTGCATCCAGAACTGTGGAATGTCAGATTTGGGATTTAGTGGTAGTAAATTTACTTGGTGTAATGGCCAAAGTGGTGATGATT GTTTCATAGAGTTGATTAAACAAAATTGGACAACTGATTTTATGGCAAATCCTTTCATACTTTTTCATCATAAACTGAAAAAGGTGAAAGCAGCTTTGGTACAATGGAGTAAAGCAACTTTTGGGAATATATTCCAAGAAATTGAGGCTTTTGAAGAGGTCATTAAGGTGAAAGAAGCACAATTTCAGAGTTTTCCAACTCCAACAAATAGACAGGAATTGCATAAAGTTCAG AGGAGAAGGAAAAGGATGCAGATAAGAAGAATTCAAGGGCCCGATGGGAATtggatagaagaagaagaagagggaatAATTGCTGAAGCCATCAGATGCTACACTTCTCAATTTACAAAGGAAGAAGATCCAAAAGATTTTGAAATTCTAAATCACTTGCCCAGAATGATTTTTGAGGATGATAATTAG
- the LOC132619634 gene encoding uncharacterized protein LOC132619634 encodes MERVQEDLMVLLEMVNTFYDMRPISLSNFVNKIFSRLIHGRLVSKLSDIISLNRSGFVKDGSIMENILLTQEIVFDITLRTKDANVIIKLDMAKACDRVSWLFLTKQQGFFQSTRGVKQGDPLSPTLFILAAEVLSRSLNALHQKVQFKGFGMPKWSPKVNHLAYVDDMIIFTSADVVSL; translated from the exons ATGGAGAGAGTGCAGGAGGACCTGATGGTTTTACTG GAGATGGTTAACACCTTTTATGATATGAGACCAATTAGTTTGAGCAATTTTGTGAACAAAATCTTTTCTAGACTGATTCATGGGAGATTGGTGTCAAAATTATCTGATATTATATCACTCAATCGGTCTGGATTTGTTAAAGATGGAAGTATTATGGAGAATATACTgttgactcaagaaattgtgttTGATATAACGCTGAGGACAAAAGATGCAAATGTGATAATTAAGTTGGATATGGCAAAGGCTTGTGACAGGGTATCTTGGTTGTTCTTAACTAAG CAGCAAGGTTTCTTCCAATCTACCAGAGGAGTAAAGCAAGGGGACCCTCTTTCCCCTACTTTATTTATCCTAGCAGCTGAGGTCTTATCTAGGAGCCTGAATGCACTTCACCAGAAAGTCCAGTTTAAGGGTTTTGGTATGCCTAAATGGAGTCCAAAAGTAAATCATCTTGCCTATGTTGATGACATGATCATCTTTACTTCAGCAGATGTGGTATCTTTGTAA
- the LOC132619635 gene encoding uncharacterized protein LOC132619635, translated as MLEGGKARVKVTQVRWNLPPLGWCACNTDGASRGNPGRSAYGFCLRDAEGNLLYAQAEEIGYATNIEAEIVAILEALRYCKQQGLHNIIFQTDSQTIQKILSEEWKPPWNITGWVEEVEEYKRDLDVIFNHTLREANKLADALANFALDEGLNNTEEMSTAVY; from the exons ATGTTGGAGGGAGGCAAGGCAAGAGTGAAGGTAACACAAGTTAGATGGAATTTACCTCCACTGGGGTGGTGTGCTTGCAACACAGATGGTGCTTCTAGAGGTAACCCAGGGAGGAGTGCCTATGGTTTTTGCTTGAGAGACGCTGAAGGGAATTTACTATATGCACAAGCTGAGGAGATTGGTTATGCCACAAATATAGAAGCAGAAATTGTGGCTATTTTGGAGGCCTTGAggtactgcaagcaacaggggcTTCACAACATCATTTTTCAGACAGATTCTCAAACTATTCAGAAAATATTGTCTGAAGAATGGAAACCTCCATGGAATATTACAGGTTGGGTGGAAGAGGTGGAGGAATATAAAAGGGACCTGGACGTCATATTCAATCATACTCTAAGGGAAGCAAATAAGTTGGCTGATGCTTTAGCCAACTTTGCTTTAGATGAAG GACTAAACAATACAGAGGAAATGTCAACTGCTGTGTATTAG